A region of Leifsonia xyli DNA encodes the following proteins:
- a CDS encoding alpha/beta hydrolase, which yields MTGTLLPGIDARAVRTDRYTANVLERPADGEALQTVLFVHGNVSSSLFWQPLMLSLPAGIRALAVDLRGFGDSEVLPVDATRGVRDFSDDVAAVADELGLGAAHIVGWSLGGGVVMQLLLDRPDLVSSLTLVSPVSPYGFGGTALDGSLLNADASGTGGGGANPDFVARLAAGDTGEESPTSPRAVYRSSYVAPGFESEYEDLWVESMLSTATGPDNYPGDAAASEHWPGFGPGTRGILNTLAPTHFDTSGIADAPAKPPILWLHGDVDAIVGDASFFDLNQLGAAGVIPGWPGEEVAPPQPMLAQTRAVLDRYAANGGRTREVVFENCGHSAHIEKPEEFRAELLAWIR from the coding sequence ATGACCGGAACGCTGCTGCCGGGCATCGACGCCCGCGCCGTCCGCACCGACCGCTACACCGCCAATGTGCTGGAGCGCCCCGCCGACGGCGAAGCTCTGCAGACCGTGCTGTTCGTCCACGGCAACGTCTCGTCGTCGCTGTTCTGGCAGCCGCTGATGCTGTCGTTGCCCGCCGGCATCCGCGCGCTCGCGGTCGACCTGCGCGGTTTCGGCGACAGCGAGGTGCTCCCGGTGGATGCGACCCGCGGCGTCCGCGACTTCTCCGACGATGTCGCGGCCGTCGCCGACGAGCTCGGGCTCGGTGCCGCGCACATCGTGGGGTGGAGCCTCGGCGGCGGCGTGGTGATGCAGCTGCTCCTCGACCGGCCCGACCTCGTGAGCAGCCTGACGCTGGTCTCCCCGGTCTCGCCGTACGGCTTCGGCGGCACGGCGCTGGACGGCTCCCTGCTGAACGCGGACGCCTCCGGCACCGGAGGCGGCGGCGCGAACCCGGATTTCGTGGCCCGGCTCGCTGCCGGCGACACCGGCGAGGAGTCGCCAACGTCGCCCCGTGCGGTCTACCGGTCGTCGTACGTCGCCCCCGGTTTCGAGTCGGAGTACGAGGACCTGTGGGTGGAGTCGATGCTGTCCACGGCCACCGGCCCCGACAACTACCCCGGCGACGCCGCCGCCTCGGAGCACTGGCCCGGCTTCGGGCCCGGCACCCGCGGCATCCTGAACACGCTCGCCCCGACCCACTTCGACACCTCCGGCATCGCGGACGCGCCGGCCAAGCCGCCGATCCTGTGGCTGCACGGCGACGTGGATGCGATCGTCGGCGACGCATCCTTCTTCGACCTCAACCAACTCGGCGCGGCGGGCGTCATCCCGGGCTGGCCGGGAGAGGAGGTGGCGCCCCCGCAGCCGATGCTGGCGCAGACCCGCGCCGTGCTCGACCGCTACGCCGCGAACGGCGGCCGGACGCGCGAGGTCGTCTTCGAGAACTGCGGCCACTCGGCCCACATCGAGAAGCCCGAGGAGTTCCGGGCGGAGCTGCTCGCGTGGATCAGGTGA
- a CDS encoding TetR family transcriptional regulator produces the protein MATAARDLALTDGLAAVTLRGVAGRAGVTPALVAHYHPAMDALVASAFAAVVGAELGEVRTLLAGAGAPTQRLAVLLRTLLDGTRDDVTLVWVEAWALGRRNEALAEAVREQMDAWQELILGIVQEGVAAGEFHADDPAQAAWQLLGMIDGLNAQTLVRWGGGDRAPVLARAVEGMLGLRRGALDAAIES, from the coding sequence CTGGCGACTGCCGCGCGCGACCTTGCGCTGACCGACGGCCTCGCCGCGGTCACACTCCGCGGTGTCGCAGGGCGCGCGGGTGTGACGCCCGCTCTCGTGGCCCACTACCATCCGGCGATGGACGCACTGGTCGCGTCCGCCTTCGCCGCCGTGGTCGGCGCCGAGCTGGGCGAGGTGCGCACGCTGCTCGCCGGGGCCGGTGCGCCCACCCAGCGGCTGGCGGTCCTGCTCCGCACCCTGCTCGACGGGACGCGCGACGACGTCACCCTGGTCTGGGTGGAGGCGTGGGCGCTCGGGCGGAGGAACGAGGCGCTCGCCGAGGCGGTGCGCGAGCAGATGGACGCGTGGCAGGAGCTCATCCTCGGCATCGTGCAGGAGGGCGTCGCAGCGGGCGAGTTCCATGCCGACGACCCGGCGCAGGCCGCCTGGCAGCTGCTGGGGATGATCGACGGCCTGAACGCGCAAACGCTGGTCCGCTGGGGCGGCGGCGACCGCGCCCCGGTGCTGGCGCGGGCGGTGGAGGGGATGCTGGGGTTGCGGCGCGGGGCGCTGGACGCAGCGATCGAGTCGTGA
- a CDS encoding agmatine deiminase: MTWRMPAETAPHERTWMAFPRAGLTLGDDAASAEEAYASWTAVAHAVAEYEPLTMVVDPTERDRAHRMLGSHIEQVEAPLDEFWMRDFGPTFVVDDERPGVLGAVDWTFNGWGDPEWAEWRKSAEIARFVAEQTGAELISSLLVNEGGGIHVDGEGTVLLTETVQLDPRRNKYADKARVEAEMARTIGATHAIWLPRGLTRDYDDFGTNGHVDIVATIPSPGTLLLHTQRDPEHPDFEVSRELRAMLAETTDAAGRRWDIVELPAPATLRDEEGFVDWSYVNHLVVNEGIVACGFGEEKADAEATEILEAVYPGRRVTMVDSRPIFARGGGIHCITQQQPAVNA; this comes from the coding sequence ATGACCTGGCGCATGCCCGCCGAGACGGCACCCCACGAGCGCACCTGGATGGCGTTCCCGCGCGCCGGCCTCACCCTCGGTGACGACGCCGCGTCCGCCGAGGAGGCTTACGCGTCGTGGACCGCGGTCGCCCACGCGGTGGCCGAGTACGAGCCGCTCACCATGGTCGTCGACCCGACCGAGCGCGACCGCGCCCACCGCATGCTCGGCAGCCACATCGAGCAGGTGGAGGCGCCGCTCGACGAGTTCTGGATGCGCGACTTCGGCCCCACCTTCGTGGTGGACGACGAGCGCCCGGGCGTGCTCGGCGCAGTGGACTGGACGTTCAACGGCTGGGGCGATCCGGAGTGGGCGGAGTGGCGCAAGTCCGCCGAGATCGCCCGCTTCGTCGCCGAGCAGACCGGCGCCGAGCTGATCAGCTCGCTGCTCGTCAACGAAGGCGGCGGCATCCACGTCGACGGCGAGGGCACGGTCCTGCTGACCGAGACGGTGCAGCTCGACCCGCGGCGCAACAAGTACGCCGACAAGGCGCGCGTCGAGGCGGAGATGGCCCGCACGATCGGCGCCACGCACGCGATCTGGCTGCCGCGCGGCCTCACCCGCGACTACGACGACTTCGGGACCAACGGCCACGTCGACATCGTCGCGACCATCCCCTCCCCCGGCACCCTGCTGCTGCACACCCAGCGCGACCCGGAGCACCCGGACTTCGAGGTGTCGCGCGAGCTGCGCGCGATGCTGGCCGAGACGACCGACGCGGCCGGCCGCCGGTGGGACATCGTCGAGCTGCCCGCGCCGGCGACCCTCCGCGACGAGGAGGGCTTCGTCGACTGGAGCTACGTCAACCACCTGGTCGTCAACGAAGGCATCGTGGCGTGCGGCTTCGGCGAGGAGAAGGCTGACGCCGAGGCGACGGAGATCCTGGAGGCCGTCTACCCCGGTCGCCGCGTGACCATGGTGGACTCGCGCCCGATCTTCGCGCGCGGCGGAGGCATCCACTGCATCACCCAGCAGCAGCCGGCGGTGAACGCATGA
- a CDS encoding amidase (catalyzes the hydrolysis of a monocarboxylic acid amid to form a monocarboxylate and ammonia), which produces MTFDVVEASIADLRRALEAGETTSEELVTAHLARIDAYDAAGPRLNAVVVRNPDAMEEARASDARRAHGETLGPLDGIPYTAKDSYLARGLTAAAGSPAFEHLVAQRDAFTIERLRAAGAILLGLTNMPPMANGGMQRGVYGRAESPYNGDYLTAAFGSGSSNGSGTATAASFAAFGLGEETWSSGRAPASNNALCAYTPSRGIISVRGNWPLVPTMDVVVPHTRTMGDLLEVLDVIVADDAETRGDFWRAQPWVELPRASEVRPASYPAVAQDASLAGRRVGIPRMYINADPDAGTAEHPGIGGPTGQRIETRASVIALWEAARRDLEAAGATVVEVDFPAVSNYEGDRPGAPTIATRGLVRPEFLRREIVDLSAWAWNDFLDANGDPALRTLADVDGSRIFPQPEGALPDRYTGFEDDIADYPAWVRAHPGTTLDSIPELADGLRGLEETRRVDLEEWMDGIGLDAVVFPAVADVAPADMDVNPASADLGWRNGVWVANGNLVPRHLGIPTVTVPMGTMADIGMPVGLTFAGRAYDDTRLLALAAAFEALAPRRTAPPRTPPLP; this is translated from the coding sequence ATGACGTTCGACGTGGTCGAGGCCTCCATCGCCGACCTGCGGCGAGCGCTCGAGGCCGGCGAGACGACCAGCGAGGAGCTGGTGACGGCGCACCTGGCGCGCATCGACGCCTACGACGCGGCCGGCCCACGGCTCAACGCCGTGGTGGTCCGGAACCCGGACGCAATGGAGGAGGCCCGCGCGTCCGACGCGCGCCGGGCCCACGGCGAGACGCTCGGCCCGCTCGACGGCATCCCTTACACCGCGAAGGACAGCTACCTTGCCCGCGGCCTGACCGCCGCGGCCGGCTCGCCCGCCTTCGAGCACCTGGTCGCGCAGCGCGACGCCTTCACGATCGAGCGGCTGCGGGCGGCCGGGGCGATCCTACTCGGCCTGACCAACATGCCGCCGATGGCCAACGGCGGCATGCAGCGCGGCGTCTACGGCCGCGCCGAGTCGCCGTACAACGGCGACTACCTGACGGCCGCGTTCGGCTCCGGGTCGTCGAACGGCTCGGGCACGGCGACCGCCGCCAGCTTCGCGGCATTCGGGCTCGGCGAGGAGACCTGGTCGTCCGGCCGCGCCCCCGCCTCCAACAACGCCCTGTGCGCGTACACGCCGTCGCGCGGGATCATCTCGGTGCGCGGCAACTGGCCGCTGGTGCCGACGATGGATGTGGTGGTGCCGCACACGCGCACGATGGGCGATCTGCTCGAAGTGCTCGACGTGATCGTGGCCGACGACGCGGAGACGCGCGGCGACTTCTGGCGAGCCCAGCCGTGGGTCGAGCTGCCGCGCGCGTCCGAGGTGCGACCCGCGTCGTACCCGGCGGTGGCGCAGGATGCCTCCCTGGCCGGCCGACGCGTGGGCATCCCGCGGATGTACATCAACGCCGACCCCGACGCCGGCACCGCCGAGCACCCCGGGATCGGCGGCCCGACCGGGCAGCGCATCGAGACGCGCGCGTCGGTGATCGCCCTCTGGGAGGCGGCGCGACGCGACCTGGAGGCGGCGGGTGCGACCGTGGTCGAGGTCGACTTCCCGGCCGTGTCCAACTACGAGGGCGACCGGCCGGGCGCGCCCACGATCGCCACCCGCGGTCTGGTCCGGCCGGAGTTCCTCCGCCGTGAGATCGTCGACCTGTCGGCGTGGGCATGGAACGACTTCCTCGACGCGAACGGCGACCCCGCCCTGCGCACCCTCGCGGACGTGGACGGATCCCGCATCTTCCCGCAGCCCGAGGGCGCCCTGCCCGACCGCTACACCGGGTTCGAGGACGACATCGCCGACTACCCCGCGTGGGTGCGGGCGCATCCGGGGACGACGCTGGACAGCATCCCGGAGCTGGCCGACGGACTGCGCGGCCTCGAGGAGACCCGCCGCGTCGACCTGGAGGAGTGGATGGATGGCATCGGCCTCGACGCGGTCGTCTTCCCGGCCGTGGCCGACGTGGCACCGGCGGACATGGATGTGAACCCTGCCTCGGCGGACCTCGGCTGGCGCAACGGCGTCTGGGTCGCGAACGGCAACCTCGTTCCGCGGCACCTCGGCATCCCGACCGTCACGGTCCCGATGGGCACCATGGCCGACATCGGGATGCCCGTCGGGCTGACCTTCGCCGGCCGCGCCTACGACGACACACGCCTGCTCGCGCTCGCCGCGGCCTTCGAGGCGCTGGCCCCGCGCCGCACTGCCCCGCCCCGCACACCGCCCCTCCCCTAG
- a CDS encoding argininosuccinate synthase, with product MSKVLSSLPVGERVGIAFSGGLDTSCAVAWMREKGAIPCTYTADIGQYDEPDIEAVPGRAGEYGAEISRLVDAKRALVEEGLIALQCGAFHIRSGGKTYFNTTPLGRAVTGVMLVRAMMEDGVEIWGDGSTYKGNDIERFYRYGLIANPRLRIYKPWLDAAFVEELGGRKEMSEWLVARGFPYRDATEKAYSTDANIWGATHEAKRLEELDAGLDIVEPIMGVAAWRDDVHVETETVSVRFESGRPVAINGVEFDDPVALVLEANAIGGRHGLGASDQIENRIIEAKSRGIYEAPGMALLHIVYERLLNAIHNEDTVANYHNEGRRLGRLMYEGRWLDPQSLMLRESLQRWVGSAITGEVTLRLRRGDDYTILDTTGPALSYHPEKLSMERVGNSAFGPGDRIGQLTMRNLDIADSRSRLEQYAASGLIGGPTGALVGELEEGSARSILEGVEPVDEELSREIDLSSEGAAFDSGTD from the coding sequence GTGTCCAAGGTTCTGAGCAGTCTGCCCGTCGGTGAACGAGTCGGCATCGCGTTCTCGGGAGGTCTCGACACCTCCTGCGCGGTCGCCTGGATGCGCGAGAAGGGCGCGATCCCCTGCACCTACACCGCCGACATCGGCCAGTACGACGAGCCCGACATCGAGGCCGTCCCCGGCCGCGCCGGCGAGTACGGCGCCGAGATCTCCCGACTGGTGGACGCGAAGCGCGCGCTCGTCGAAGAGGGCCTGATCGCCCTGCAGTGCGGCGCATTCCACATCCGCTCGGGCGGCAAGACCTACTTCAACACCACTCCGCTCGGCCGCGCGGTCACCGGCGTCATGCTCGTGCGCGCGATGATGGAGGACGGCGTGGAGATCTGGGGCGACGGCTCCACCTACAAGGGCAACGACATCGAGCGGTTCTACCGTTACGGCCTGATCGCCAACCCGCGCCTGCGCATCTACAAGCCGTGGCTCGACGCCGCGTTCGTGGAGGAGCTCGGCGGGCGCAAGGAGATGAGCGAGTGGCTCGTCGCGCGCGGTTTCCCGTACCGCGACGCGACCGAGAAGGCGTACTCGACCGACGCCAACATCTGGGGCGCCACCCACGAGGCGAAACGACTGGAGGAACTGGACGCAGGCCTCGACATCGTCGAGCCGATCATGGGCGTCGCCGCCTGGCGCGACGATGTCCACGTCGAGACCGAGACGGTGTCCGTCCGATTCGAGTCAGGTCGCCCGGTCGCCATCAACGGGGTCGAGTTCGACGACCCGGTTGCCCTCGTGCTCGAGGCCAACGCCATCGGCGGCCGTCACGGGCTCGGCGCCTCCGATCAGATCGAGAACCGCATCATCGAGGCCAAGAGCCGCGGCATCTACGAGGCGCCGGGCATGGCCCTGCTGCACATCGTCTACGAGCGCCTGCTCAACGCCATCCACAACGAGGACACGGTCGCCAACTACCACAACGAGGGCCGCCGCCTCGGCCGCCTGATGTACGAGGGCCGGTGGCTGGACCCGCAGTCGCTGATGCTGCGCGAGTCGCTGCAGCGCTGGGTCGGCTCCGCCATCACCGGCGAGGTCACGTTGCGCCTGCGCCGCGGCGACGACTACACGATCCTCGACACGACCGGTCCGGCGCTCAGCTACCACCCCGAGAAGCTGTCGATGGAGCGCGTGGGCAACTCCGCGTTCGGCCCCGGCGACCGCATCGGCCAGCTGACCATGCGCAACCTCGACATCGCCGACTCCCGCTCGCGGCTGGAGCAGTACGCCGCGTCCGGCCTCATCGGCGGACCGACCGGCGCGCTGGTCGGCGAGCTCGAGGAAGGCAGCGCCCGCTCCATCCTCGAAGGCGTCGAGCCGGTCGACGAGGAGCTGTCGCGCGAGATCGACCTGAGCTCGGAGGGCGCCGCGTTCGACTCGGGCACCGACTGA
- a CDS encoding MarR family transcriptional regulator: MDKHEVEADEHRPENWPLGRLLGAASRTVERAWAEALEQRGLTHAGLVVLHLLELGFDSQSDLARLARVEPQTMSRTVDRLEREGLLVRRPDPVDRRRHVLAVTDEGRAAFAGVRGLEDEVFPEVDDPAALRAALLQIVSARP; the protein is encoded by the coding sequence ATGGACAAGCACGAGGTGGAGGCGGACGAGCACCGCCCCGAGAACTGGCCGCTGGGTCGGCTGCTCGGCGCCGCCTCGCGCACCGTCGAGCGCGCCTGGGCGGAGGCGCTGGAGCAGCGCGGCCTGACGCACGCGGGCCTGGTCGTGCTGCACCTGCTGGAACTGGGCTTCGACTCGCAATCCGATCTCGCCCGGCTCGCGCGCGTCGAGCCGCAGACCATGTCCCGCACGGTGGACCGCCTGGAGCGCGAGGGACTGCTGGTCCGCCGGCCCGACCCCGTCGACCGGCGCCGTCATGTCCTCGCCGTGACGGACGAGGGCCGCGCCGCCTTCGCCGGCGTGCGCGGGCTCGAGGACGAGGTCTTCCCCGAGGTCGACGACCCCGCCGCCCTGCGCGCCGCCCTGCTGCAGATCGTCTCCGCCCGCCCATGA
- a CDS encoding AraC family transcriptional regulator, with amino-acid sequence MSDSGVHRVAVLVLEGAKPLDVGIPAQVFSHRPSMPYEVRVCGAAPGLVTGGDGLSYHVADGLEALEQADSVFVPGYRNPAITDPPAAVVGALLAAHERGARLAAISTGAFALAATGLLDGKRATTHWHYTRALAERHPLVRVDENVLFVDEGDILTSAGAASGIDLCLHLVRRDHGVGLSNRVARRLVAAPYRSGGQAQYVPRSVPEPLGDLFAETREWALAHLAEPLTLEALARNAKVSARTFSRRFVEDTGYTPMQWVLRARVDLARELLERTDLGVEQIAARVGLGTGANLRLHFQRILGTSPTEYRHTFSA; translated from the coding sequence ATGAGCGACAGCGGCGTGCACCGCGTCGCCGTGCTGGTACTGGAGGGCGCCAAGCCGCTGGACGTCGGTATCCCCGCCCAGGTGTTCTCCCATCGGCCGAGCATGCCCTACGAGGTGCGCGTCTGCGGCGCGGCGCCCGGCCTGGTGACCGGCGGCGACGGCCTCTCGTACCATGTCGCCGACGGGCTGGAGGCGCTGGAGCAGGCCGACTCGGTGTTCGTGCCCGGCTACCGCAACCCCGCGATAACCGACCCGCCCGCCGCGGTCGTCGGAGCCCTCCTCGCGGCGCACGAGCGCGGCGCACGGCTCGCAGCGATCTCGACCGGGGCGTTCGCCCTCGCGGCGACCGGACTCCTCGACGGCAAGCGCGCGACCACCCACTGGCATTACACGCGCGCGCTGGCGGAGCGGCATCCCCTGGTCCGCGTCGACGAGAACGTGCTGTTCGTCGACGAGGGCGACATCCTCACCTCCGCCGGTGCCGCCTCCGGCATCGACCTCTGCCTGCACCTGGTGCGGCGCGATCACGGCGTCGGGCTGTCGAACCGCGTTGCCCGGCGGCTCGTCGCCGCCCCCTACCGCAGCGGCGGGCAGGCGCAGTACGTGCCGCGCAGCGTCCCCGAACCGCTCGGCGACCTCTTCGCCGAGACACGGGAGTGGGCGCTCGCCCACCTGGCAGAACCGCTGACGCTCGAGGCGCTCGCCCGCAACGCGAAGGTGTCGGCGCGGACGTTCTCGCGCCGCTTCGTGGAGGACACCGGCTACACCCCGATGCAGTGGGTGCTGCGCGCCCGGGTCGACCTGGCACGCGAGCTGCTGGAACGCACCGACCTGGGCGTCGAGCAGATCGCGGCGCGCGTGGGGCTGGGGACCGGAGCGAATCTGCGACTGCACTTCCAGCGCATCCTGGGCACCTCGCCGACCGAGTACCGGCACACGTTCTCGGCCTGA
- a CDS encoding type I glyceraldehyde-3-phosphate dehydrogenase, producing the protein MTRIAINGFGRIGRNTLRALLERDSDLEVVAVNDLTAPATLAHLLAYDSSLGRLGRTVEVDGDTLVVDGRRIRVLAEREPADLPWAELGVDVVLESTGRFTSADAARGHLTAGAKRVLVSAPADGADVTLAFGVNTDAFDPENHLIVSNASCTTNALAPLAKVLDDLAGIEHGFMTTVHAYTQEQNLQDGPHRDLRRARAAAVNIVPTTTGAAKAIGLVLPQLDGKLSGDSIRVPVPVGSIVELNTTVSRDVTRDEVLAAYREAADGALRGILEYADAPLVSSDITGQPASSIFDAALTRVDGRHIKVVAWYDNEWGFSNRVVDTLELLAEAV; encoded by the coding sequence ATGACCCGCATCGCCATCAACGGATTCGGCCGCATCGGCCGCAACACCCTCCGCGCCCTTCTCGAGCGCGACTCCGACCTCGAGGTCGTCGCCGTCAACGACCTCACCGCCCCCGCCACTCTCGCCCACCTGCTCGCCTACGACAGCTCCCTCGGCCGCCTCGGCCGCACCGTCGAGGTCGACGGCGACACGCTCGTCGTGGACGGCCGCCGCATCCGCGTCCTCGCCGAGCGCGAGCCCGCCGACCTGCCCTGGGCCGAACTGGGCGTGGATGTGGTGCTCGAGTCCACCGGACGCTTCACCTCCGCCGATGCCGCCCGCGGGCACCTGACGGCAGGCGCCAAGCGGGTGCTCGTCAGCGCCCCCGCCGACGGCGCCGACGTCACACTCGCCTTCGGCGTCAACACCGACGCGTTCGACCCGGAGAACCACCTCATCGTCTCCAACGCCTCGTGCACCACGAACGCGCTCGCGCCGCTGGCGAAGGTGCTGGACGACCTCGCCGGCATCGAGCACGGCTTCATGACGACCGTGCACGCGTACACGCAGGAGCAGAACCTCCAGGACGGCCCCCACCGCGACCTCCGCCGCGCCCGCGCCGCCGCCGTCAACATCGTGCCGACGACCACCGGCGCCGCGAAGGCGATCGGGCTGGTCCTGCCGCAGCTCGACGGCAAGCTCTCGGGCGACTCCATCCGCGTGCCCGTGCCGGTCGGCTCCATCGTGGAGCTCAACACGACGGTGTCGCGCGACGTCACCCGTGACGAGGTGCTCGCCGCCTACCGCGAGGCGGCGGACGGCGCACTCCGCGGCATCCTCGAGTACGCCGACGCGCCACTCGTCTCGAGCGACATCACCGGGCAGCCGGCATCGTCGATCTTCGACGCCGCGCTCACGCGGGTGGACGGGCGCCACATCAAGGTCGTCGCCTGGTACGACAACGAGTGGGGCTTCTCCAACCGCGTCGTCGACACGCTGGAGCTGCTGGCCGAGGCGGTCTGA
- a CDS encoding diacylglycerol kinase yields the protein MNPVKVDEPALREALAAAEKRWGWNETLWLETTEDDPGSGQTKEALEKGVDVVIAAGGDGTVRTVAEELRGTGTPIALLPSGTGNLLARNLNLTLDDIENALDSAFDGDDRTIDVGVIELRDGSGPTRKHSYLVMAGVGIDAQMIAATDDDLKARHGWLAYVKAISKVLRDKNELRLRYQLDDKGVRSVRAHTVLIGNCGSLPANILLLPEAAVDDGEFDIVVLRPEGFVGWVQIAVKIFWENGVLRRTTVGRRLMGADKEVRAMNYLKGREFVMRLNRPQEVDLDGDLFGRASALRTWVDPSSLTVKVPKEA from the coding sequence GTGAACCCGGTGAAGGTCGATGAGCCCGCGTTGCGCGAGGCACTGGCCGCCGCCGAGAAGCGATGGGGGTGGAACGAGACGCTATGGCTCGAGACCACCGAGGACGACCCGGGCAGCGGGCAGACGAAGGAAGCCCTCGAGAAGGGCGTCGACGTCGTCATCGCGGCGGGCGGCGATGGTACGGTGCGGACCGTGGCCGAGGAGCTGCGCGGCACCGGCACGCCCATCGCGCTGCTGCCCTCCGGCACGGGCAACCTGCTCGCCCGCAACCTGAACCTCACGCTGGACGACATCGAGAACGCGCTCGACTCCGCGTTCGACGGGGACGACCGGACCATCGACGTCGGCGTGATCGAGCTGCGTGACGGGAGCGGCCCGACGCGCAAGCACTCGTACCTCGTCATGGCCGGGGTGGGCATCGACGCCCAGATGATCGCCGCCACCGACGACGACCTCAAGGCGCGTCACGGCTGGCTCGCCTACGTGAAGGCGATCAGCAAGGTGCTTCGCGACAAGAACGAGCTGCGGCTGCGCTATCAGCTGGATGACAAGGGCGTGCGGTCCGTGCGCGCCCACACCGTCCTGATCGGCAACTGCGGGTCGCTGCCCGCAAACATCCTGCTGCTCCCCGAAGCCGCGGTCGACGACGGCGAGTTCGACATCGTCGTGCTGCGGCCGGAGGGATTCGTGGGCTGGGTGCAGATCGCCGTCAAGATCTTCTGGGAGAACGGCGTGCTCCGCCGCACGACCGTCGGGCGGCGGCTCATGGGAGCCGACAAGGAGGTGCGCGCGATGAACTACCTCAAAGGCCGGGAGTTCGTCATGCGCCTCAACCGTCCGCAGGAGGTGGACCTGGACGGCGACCTGTTCGGCCGCGCATCCGCCCTCCGCACGTGGGTCGACCCGTCCAGCCTCACCGTGAAGGTGCCGAAAGAGGCCTGA
- a CDS encoding glutamate decarboxylase yields the protein MTQTQKPAAQLHERMHAVTPETRELVDLVLDYSRRRILSEDTPLDKPLPEFELRRLAGQTVSETGIGAERALALFEHVLAPACITTDHPRYLSFIPTAPTKAATAFDLVVSASAVYGGSWLEGSGAVYAENQVLSWLAAEFGLPSTAGGVFVQGGTLGNLSALVAARDAARTERGNPAGRWVIVCSSEAHSSVSSAARVMDVDVVAVSPGESGVLTGEAVRPALEEYGDAVFAVVATGGSTNFGIVDDIASVAALKSEFSFWLHVDGAYGLAGMLSPLARHRFAGVEHADSVIVDPHKWLFAPFDACALIYRDPEAGRRAHTQHAEYLDTLTENAEWSPSDYAAHLTRRARGLPFWFSLASHGAAAYREAVTASIRLAGQIADEIERRDGFRLVRHPQLSVVVFEREGWTKEDYAVWSARLLEDQRAFVTPSSHAGRPNTRFAVLNPLTTFDDLVGILDTME from the coding sequence ATGACCCAGACCCAGAAACCCGCCGCCCAGCTGCACGAGCGGATGCACGCCGTCACCCCCGAGACCCGGGAGCTCGTCGATCTCGTCCTCGACTACTCGCGCCGTCGCATCCTGAGCGAGGACACCCCGCTCGACAAGCCGCTTCCGGAGTTCGAGCTGCGCCGGCTGGCCGGGCAGACCGTGTCGGAGACCGGCATCGGCGCCGAGCGCGCCCTGGCGTTGTTCGAGCACGTCCTCGCGCCGGCCTGCATCACGACGGACCACCCGCGATACCTCTCCTTCATCCCCACCGCGCCGACCAAGGCCGCCACCGCCTTCGATCTGGTCGTCTCGGCCAGCGCGGTCTACGGCGGGTCGTGGCTGGAGGGCTCGGGCGCCGTCTACGCCGAGAACCAGGTGCTCTCCTGGCTGGCCGCGGAGTTCGGACTCCCGTCGACCGCCGGAGGCGTGTTCGTGCAAGGCGGGACGCTGGGCAACCTGTCCGCGCTGGTGGCCGCCAGGGACGCGGCGCGCACCGAGCGCGGCAACCCGGCCGGGCGCTGGGTGATCGTCTGCAGCTCGGAGGCGCACTCGTCGGTCTCCTCGGCCGCCCGGGTGATGGATGTGGATGTCGTCGCCGTCTCGCCTGGCGAGTCCGGGGTCCTGACCGGCGAAGCCGTCCGTCCGGCGCTGGAGGAGTACGGGGACGCGGTGTTCGCGGTCGTGGCGACCGGCGGCTCCACCAACTTCGGCATCGTCGACGACATCGCGTCGGTCGCGGCCCTCAAGTCGGAGTTCTCATTCTGGCTGCACGTCGACGGCGCCTACGGCCTGGCGGGGATGCTGTCCCCGCTCGCCCGGCACCGCTTCGCCGGTGTCGAGCACGCCGACTCGGTGATCGTCGACCCGCACAAGTGGCTGTTCGCGCCGTTCGACGCGTGCGCGCTGATCTACCGCGACCCCGAGGCGGGTCGTCGCGCCCACACGCAGCACGCGGAGTACCTCGACACTCTGACCGAGAACGCCGAGTGGAGCCCGTCGGACTACGCGGCGCACCTGACGCGGCGTGCCCGTGGACTCCCGTTCTGGTTCTCGCTCGCCTCGCACGGCGCGGCGGCCTACCGCGAGGCGGTGACGGCATCCATCCGCCTGGCGGGCCAGATCGCCGACGAGATCGAGCGGCGCGACGGGTTCCGGCTCGTGCGGCACCCGCAGCTGTCGGTGGTCGTGTTCGAGCGCGAGGGATGGACCAAGGAGGACTACGCGGTCTGGTCCGCCCGGCTCCTGGAGGACCAGCGCGCGTTCGTCACCCCGAGCTCCCACGCGGGCCGGCCGAACACGCGCTTCGCCGTGCTCAACCCGCTGACGACCTTCGACGACCTGGTCGGCATCCTCGACACCATGGAGTGA